The following proteins are co-located in the Gorilla gorilla gorilla isolate KB3781 chromosome 7, NHGRI_mGorGor1-v2.1_pri, whole genome shotgun sequence genome:
- the FGF17 gene encoding fibroblast growth factor 17 isoform X1 — protein MGAARLLPNLTLCLQLLILCCQTQGENHPSPNFNQYVRDQGAMTDQLSRRQIREYQLYSRTSGKHVQVTGRRISATAEDGNKFAKLIVETDTFGSRVRIKGAESEKYICMNKRGKLIGKPSGKSKDCVFTEIVLENNYTAFQNARHEGWFMAFTRQGRPRQASRSRQNQREAHFIKRLYQGQLPFPNHAEKQKQFEFVGSAPTRRTKRTRRPQPLT, from the exons ATGGGAGCCGCCCGCCTGCTGCCCAACCTCACTCT GTGCTTACAGCTGCTGATTCTCTGCTGTCAAACTCAG GGGGAGAATCACCCGTCTCCTAATTTTAACCAGTACGTGAGGGACCAGGGCGCCATGACCGACCAGCTGAGCAGGCGGCAGATCCGCGAGTACCAACTCTACAGCAGGACCAGTGGCAAGCACGTGCAGGTCACCGGGCGTCGCATCTCCGCCACCGCCGAGGACGGCAACAAGTTTG CCAAGCTCATAGTGGAGACGGACACGTTTGGCAGCCGGGTTCGCATCAAAGGGGCTGAGAGTGAGAagtacatctgtatgaacaagaggGGCAAGCTCATCGGGAAG CCCAGCGGGAAGAGCAAAGACTGCGTGTTCACGGAGATCGTGCTGGAGAACAACTATACGGCCTTCCAGAACGCCCGGCACGAGGGCTGGTTCATGGCCTTCACGCGGCAGGGGCGGCCCCGCCAGGCTTCCCGCAGCCGCCAGAACCAGCGCGAGGCCCACTTCATCAAGCGCCTCTACCAAGGCCAGCTGCCCTTCCCCAACCACGCCGAGAAGCAGAAGCAGTTCGAGTTTGTGGGCTCCGCCCCCACCCGCCGGACCAAGCGCACACGGCGGCCCCAGCCCCTCACGTAG
- the FGF17 gene encoding fibroblast growth factor 17 isoform X2, which translates to MGAARLLPNLTLCLQLLILCCQTQYVRDQGAMTDQLSRRQIREYQLYSRTSGKHVQVTGRRISATAEDGNKFAKLIVETDTFGSRVRIKGAESEKYICMNKRGKLIGKPSGKSKDCVFTEIVLENNYTAFQNARHEGWFMAFTRQGRPRQASRSRQNQREAHFIKRLYQGQLPFPNHAEKQKQFEFVGSAPTRRTKRTRRPQPLT; encoded by the exons ATGGGAGCCGCCCGCCTGCTGCCCAACCTCACTCT GTGCTTACAGCTGCTGATTCTCTGCTGTCAAACTCAG TACGTGAGGGACCAGGGCGCCATGACCGACCAGCTGAGCAGGCGGCAGATCCGCGAGTACCAACTCTACAGCAGGACCAGTGGCAAGCACGTGCAGGTCACCGGGCGTCGCATCTCCGCCACCGCCGAGGACGGCAACAAGTTTG CCAAGCTCATAGTGGAGACGGACACGTTTGGCAGCCGGGTTCGCATCAAAGGGGCTGAGAGTGAGAagtacatctgtatgaacaagaggGGCAAGCTCATCGGGAAG CCCAGCGGGAAGAGCAAAGACTGCGTGTTCACGGAGATCGTGCTGGAGAACAACTATACGGCCTTCCAGAACGCCCGGCACGAGGGCTGGTTCATGGCCTTCACGCGGCAGGGGCGGCCCCGCCAGGCTTCCCGCAGCCGCCAGAACCAGCGCGAGGCCCACTTCATCAAGCGCCTCTACCAAGGCCAGCTGCCCTTCCCCAACCACGCCGAGAAGCAGAAGCAGTTCGAGTTTGTGGGCTCCGCCCCCACCCGCCGGACCAAGCGCACACGGCGGCCCCAGCCCCTCACGTAG